Proteins encoded in a region of the Syntrophorhabdales bacterium genome:
- the leuS gene encoding leucine--tRNA ligase gives MKAYEPKEIEEKWQKVWEANNAFRAAEETGKQKYYLLEMFPYPSGKIHMGHVRNYSIGDVIARYKRMKGYNVLHPMGWDAFGMPAENAAIQHGIQPAVWTHDNIAYMKTQLKRLGFGYDWDRELATCDVEYYGWEQWIFLKMYEKGLVYRKNAPVNYCKLCSTVLANEQVEEGRCWRCGDEVVQSELTQWFFAITKYADELYEYADKLPGWPERVLNMQKNWIGKSFGVEVDFPLEKGGLLTIFTTRPDTLYGVTFMVLAPEHALATELSHGTPYEEEVHSFVERARSQDRSFRLELSGSKEGVFTGAYAINPLTKARVPVYVSNFVLAEYGTGAIMSVPAHDQRDFEFAKAYGLPIIVTITPDGGTLDPASMQGAYEGDGTMVNSGPFNGRQNRKAIPEIIAYLEEKGLGKGTINYRLRDWGISRQRYWGAPIPIIYCESCGVVPVPYEDLPVKLPLDLQIKLVGKSPLSEYQEFYKVKCPTCGRDARRETDTMDTFVESSWYFLRYACPGYDKAPLDRRRVDYWMPVDQYIGGIEHAVLHLLYSRFFNRVVSELDFVSVREPFENLLTQGMVIKDGSKMSKSKGNVVDPDYLIERYGADTARLFCLFASPPEKDLDWSDKGVEGCYRFLQRVWRLVIERTDALSSNASAIEKEAGGAENKDVSRLLFAVHKTIKKVTDDLERFHLNTAIASIMELVNAIYKFIEVERNEGELRFLKGAIERLIILLGPFCPHIAEELWEVLGREGSVINQPWPAYNEAYTLEERVTVAVQVNGKLRDTCEVERDLDGAALKELVLSLEKVQKHIDNREIRKFIVIPNKLVNIVC, from the coding sequence TTGAAAGCGTACGAACCAAAAGAGATAGAGGAAAAGTGGCAGAAGGTCTGGGAAGCGAACAATGCTTTCCGTGCTGCGGAAGAGACAGGAAAGCAAAAATACTACCTGCTCGAGATGTTCCCGTACCCTTCCGGCAAGATTCACATGGGTCACGTGAGGAACTATTCTATAGGTGACGTGATTGCGCGCTATAAGCGAATGAAAGGATACAATGTACTCCATCCCATGGGATGGGACGCATTTGGCATGCCCGCTGAAAATGCCGCAATCCAGCATGGCATACAGCCCGCGGTATGGACCCACGACAATATTGCCTACATGAAGACGCAGCTCAAGAGGCTTGGCTTTGGTTATGACTGGGATAGAGAGCTTGCAACCTGCGATGTGGAATACTACGGGTGGGAGCAGTGGATATTCCTGAAGATGTACGAGAAGGGACTGGTCTACCGCAAAAATGCTCCTGTTAATTACTGCAAGCTTTGTTCGACGGTCCTGGCCAACGAACAGGTGGAGGAGGGCCGTTGCTGGCGGTGCGGCGACGAGGTGGTACAAAGCGAACTGACACAATGGTTCTTCGCTATTACCAAATATGCCGACGAGCTCTATGAGTATGCGGACAAGCTGCCCGGCTGGCCCGAACGGGTTCTGAACATGCAGAAGAATTGGATCGGAAAGAGCTTCGGCGTCGAGGTTGATTTCCCGCTCGAGAAAGGCGGTCTTCTCACTATATTTACAACCCGGCCCGATACGCTCTACGGCGTGACATTCATGGTGCTTGCTCCGGAGCATGCGTTGGCCACGGAGCTTTCGCACGGCACACCCTATGAAGAAGAGGTGCACTCGTTCGTTGAGAGAGCGCGCAGCCAGGATCGCAGCTTCAGGCTGGAGCTGTCAGGAAGTAAGGAAGGTGTTTTTACGGGAGCCTACGCCATAAATCCCCTTACCAAGGCGCGGGTGCCTGTATACGTGAGTAATTTTGTCCTCGCCGAATATGGAACGGGCGCCATTATGTCTGTTCCTGCCCACGATCAGCGCGACTTTGAATTCGCAAAGGCATATGGTTTGCCCATCATCGTTACTATCACTCCTGATGGCGGAACCCTTGATCCGGCTTCTATGCAAGGCGCCTATGAGGGTGATGGGACCATGGTCAATTCAGGCCCCTTCAACGGAAGGCAGAACAGAAAAGCGATACCCGAGATCATTGCCTACCTGGAAGAAAAGGGGCTTGGGAAGGGGACCATAAACTACCGTCTCAGGGATTGGGGCATATCGAGGCAGCGTTACTGGGGTGCGCCGATCCCTATCATTTATTGTGAGAGTTGCGGTGTGGTGCCTGTGCCTTACGAGGACCTGCCGGTGAAGCTGCCGCTCGACCTGCAGATTAAGCTTGTGGGCAAATCGCCGCTCTCGGAATACCAGGAGTTTTACAAGGTGAAGTGCCCTACGTGCGGCCGGGATGCGCGCAGAGAGACAGATACGATGGACACGTTTGTCGAGTCCTCCTGGTATTTCCTCCGCTACGCATGCCCTGGCTATGATAAGGCGCCGCTTGACCGTAGACGTGTCGACTACTGGATGCCTGTAGATCAGTACATTGGTGGCATCGAGCACGCAGTGCTCCACCTTCTCTATTCAAGATTTTTCAACAGGGTCGTGAGCGAACTGGACTTCGTCTCGGTGAGGGAGCCCTTCGAGAACTTGCTTACCCAGGGCATGGTGATTAAGGACGGCTCCAAAATGAGCAAGTCGAAGGGAAACGTGGTCGACCCGGACTACCTGATCGAGCGCTACGGTGCGGATACGGCGCGTCTCTTCTGTCTCTTCGCCTCCCCACCTGAAAAAGATCTCGACTGGAGTGACAAGGGTGTTGAGGGCTGTTATCGCTTTCTGCAAAGAGTCTGGAGGCTTGTCATTGAGCGCACTGATGCCCTTAGCAGTAATGCGTCGGCCATCGAGAAGGAAGCAGGTGGAGCTGAAAACAAGGATGTGTCCAGGCTCCTTTTTGCGGTGCACAAAACGATAAAGAAAGTGACCGACGATCTAGAGCGGTTCCATCTTAATACGGCTATTGCCAGTATCATGGAACTTGTGAATGCCATCTACAAATTCATAGAAGTGGAGCGGAATGAAGGCGAACTCCGGTTTCTTAAAGGGGCGATCGAACGCCTCATCATCCTGCTCGGACCCTTCTGTCCTCATATTGCAGAAGAGTTGTGGGAAGTCCTCGGAAGAGAAGGGAGCGTCATCAACCAGCCCTGGCCAGCGTACAACGAGGCCTATACCCTGGAAGAGAGGGTCACTGTGGCAGTCCAGGTGAATGGGAAACTGAGAGACACCTGCGAGGTAGAGCGGGATCTTGACGGCGCGGCCCTGAAGGAGCTTGTGCTCTCTCTTGAGAAAGTGCAGAAGCACATCGACAACCGGGAGATTCGAAAGTTTATCGTCATACCAAACAAACTGGTGAACATAGTATGTTAG
- a CDS encoding argininosuccinate synthase, which yields MNNVKKVVLAYSGGLDTSILVKWLKEQYNCEVIAFCADVGQEEELEGLREKAIATGASKIYIDDLREEFARDFVFFALKANAVYEGTYLMGTSIARPLIAKRMVEIAKQEQADAVAHGATGKGNDQVRFELTCYALAPHIRVIAPWREWSFTAREQLIDYAKQHGIDVPVSKEKPYSMDRNLMHISYEGGILEDPWREPDESMFRLSLSPEKAPDAPRYIEIDFVDGTPVAIDGKKMAPHEIVMILNHIAGENGIGRIDVVENRFVGMKSRGVYETPGVTVLHVAHRAMESITMDREVMHLRDSLITKISELIYYGFWYSPEMEALRAFILETQKNVTGTVKLKLYKGNCIVAGRKSERSLYMKDFATFDKDAVYDQKDASGFIRLNALRLRIKAMLNERM from the coding sequence ATGAACAATGTCAAGAAAGTAGTGCTGGCATATTCCGGTGGACTGGACACCTCGATTCTCGTGAAGTGGCTGAAGGAGCAGTATAACTGCGAGGTCATCGCGTTCTGCGCGGACGTGGGACAAGAGGAAGAGCTTGAGGGGTTAAGGGAAAAGGCTATTGCGACCGGTGCGTCTAAGATTTACATCGACGATTTGCGAGAGGAATTTGCGAGGGATTTTGTCTTCTTCGCCTTAAAGGCAAACGCGGTGTATGAAGGAACATATCTGATGGGTACCTCCATTGCGCGGCCCCTCATCGCGAAAAGAATGGTGGAGATTGCAAAACAGGAGCAGGCTGATGCTGTCGCTCATGGTGCGACAGGTAAGGGCAACGACCAGGTGCGCTTTGAGTTGACCTGCTATGCGCTGGCGCCCCACATAAGGGTGATAGCGCCCTGGAGAGAGTGGTCCTTCACGGCTCGGGAACAGTTGATTGACTACGCGAAACAGCATGGAATAGATGTCCCGGTGAGTAAAGAGAAGCCTTACAGCATGGACAGGAATCTGATGCACATAAGCTACGAGGGGGGTATCCTCGAGGATCCCTGGCGTGAACCCGACGAGTCTATGTTCCGCCTCAGCCTCTCTCCCGAGAAGGCACCTGATGCTCCCCGGTATATCGAAATCGATTTCGTGGACGGGACCCCGGTTGCTATTGACGGCAAGAAAATGGCCCCGCACGAAATAGTGATGATTCTTAATCACATAGCCGGCGAGAATGGCATCGGCCGCATCGATGTGGTTGAGAACAGGTTTGTGGGTATGAAGTCGAGAGGTGTGTACGAAACTCCGGGCGTGACTGTGCTGCACGTTGCTCACAGGGCGATGGAGTCGATTACTATGGACAGAGAGGTGATGCACCTTCGCGATAGCCTCATTACCAAAATCTCTGAGCTCATCTATTATGGATTCTGGTATTCGCCGGAGATGGAGGCGCTGCGGGCATTCATCCTTGAGACGCAGAAGAATGTCACTGGAACCGTCAAGCTGAAGCTCTATAAAGGCAACTGCATCGTGGCTGGCAGGAAGTCGGAGCGCTCGCTTTATATGAAGGACTTTGCGACCTTCGACAAAGATGCGGTTTACGACCAGAAGGATGCAAGCGGTTTCATACGGCTCAATGCATTGCGACTCAGAATCAAAGCGATGCTGAATGAGAGGATGTAG
- the argF gene encoding ornithine carbamoyltransferase, which translates to MKRDLTKILDLTADECIHLVERAAFMKRMRQDGREHEPLRRKSLAMIFEKASTRTRVSFELGMKELGGIALYLSATETQIGRGEPIGDTGKVLSRYVSAIMIRTYAQETVEELARASSVPVINGLSDLYHPCQMLADLFTVRELKGDFSALKIAYIGDANNVANSWIEAAALLGLNLVVAFPEAYRPAPVIEKLARKNANILFTHDPREAADNADVINTDVWVSMGMEKEKNERLKAFTGFGVDDALLAVAKKDVIVMHCLPAHRNEEISEPVFERFQDVIFTQAENRLHAQKALLEWLILEV; encoded by the coding sequence GTGAAGAGAGATCTGACAAAGATACTGGACCTGACAGCGGATGAGTGCATCCACTTGGTTGAAAGGGCTGCATTCATGAAGCGGATGAGACAAGACGGAAGAGAGCACGAGCCCTTGCGACGCAAGAGCCTGGCGATGATCTTTGAAAAGGCTTCCACCAGGACAAGGGTTTCCTTTGAACTGGGTATGAAAGAGCTTGGCGGTATCGCCTTGTATTTGAGCGCGACAGAAACACAGATCGGCAGAGGGGAACCCATAGGCGATACAGGAAAAGTGCTCAGCCGCTACGTGAGTGCAATCATGATCCGCACATACGCACAGGAAACTGTGGAGGAACTGGCGCGCGCCTCTAGCGTACCCGTGATCAATGGGCTGTCCGACCTCTACCATCCCTGCCAGATGCTGGCTGACCTGTTTACGGTGCGGGAGCTGAAAGGGGATTTCAGTGCATTGAAAATCGCCTATATCGGTGACGCCAATAATGTGGCCAATTCATGGATAGAAGCAGCGGCCCTGCTCGGCCTGAATCTTGTGGTTGCGTTTCCAGAAGCATACAGGCCTGCACCGGTGATTGAGAAATTGGCGCGAAAGAATGCCAATATACTGTTCACGCACGATCCCAGAGAAGCAGCTGATAATGCTGACGTCATTAACACCGATGTCTGGGTAAGCATGGGAATGGAAAAAGAGAAGAATGAAAGACTAAAGGCGTTCACCGGTTTCGGCGTGGACGACGCGCTCCTGGCGGTTGCGAAGAAGGACGTTATCGTGATGCATTGTCTGCCCGCCCACAGGAACGAGGAGATAAGCGAGCCTGTCTTCGAGCGTTTTCAGGACGTCATCTTCACGCAGGCCGAGAACCGGCTTCACGCACAAAAGGCACTCTTGGAGTGGTTAATACTGGAGGTTTAG
- a CDS encoding aspartate aminotransferase family protein produces MQEKLIEKAKQYLANTYTRFPIVVTKGEGCWLWDMDGRRYLDFLSGIAVCNLGHAPKSVAEGLSGQAQRLFHVSNLFYTEIQIRAAEVLVEHSFGDKVFFCNSGAEANEAAIKLARRYSWKKHGEGRADIIAMHNSFHGRTMATLSATGQTKFHVGFSPLLEGFSFVPFNDSEALKSAVSERTCAIILELVQSEGGVYVADREYIKFIRELAGERDILLILDEVQTAIGRTGRLFGYEHYNIKPDIVSLAKALGGGFPVGAILATEEAASGFEPGTHASTFGGNALASSAIVATMNTLLGEGVIANCEKMGRVLVEGLLSLKRKFPVIRDVRGMGLLLGVELSVPGEPLVQEFLKEGVILYATKGNVLRLLPPLVIDKEEVDLFLDIAARVFERQKS; encoded by the coding sequence ATGCAGGAAAAGCTTATTGAGAAAGCAAAGCAGTATCTGGCAAATACATACACGAGATTTCCCATAGTCGTCACCAAGGGCGAAGGCTGCTGGCTCTGGGATATGGACGGCAGAAGATATCTAGACTTTCTTTCTGGAATAGCTGTCTGCAATCTCGGTCACGCTCCGAAAAGCGTCGCGGAAGGTCTATCCGGTCAGGCACAAAGACTTTTCCACGTATCAAACCTTTTTTACACGGAAATCCAGATCCGGGCTGCAGAGGTCTTGGTGGAGCATTCTTTCGGCGACAAGGTCTTCTTCTGCAACAGCGGGGCAGAGGCAAATGAGGCGGCAATAAAACTTGCGAGGCGGTACTCCTGGAAAAAGCATGGCGAAGGCAGGGCAGACATCATAGCCATGCACAATTCTTTTCATGGCAGGACCATGGCCACACTTTCCGCAACAGGACAGACCAAGTTTCACGTGGGGTTCAGCCCTTTGCTCGAAGGTTTTTCTTTTGTGCCTTTCAATGATAGTGAGGCGCTCAAGAGTGCAGTTTCAGAGCGGACCTGCGCCATCATTCTCGAGTTGGTCCAGTCTGAAGGAGGCGTCTACGTCGCAGACCGGGAGTACATAAAGTTCATCCGCGAACTGGCTGGGGAGCGGGACATTCTTCTCATCCTGGATGAGGTTCAGACAGCAATAGGAAGGACGGGGAGACTCTTCGGCTATGAGCATTACAACATAAAGCCTGATATAGTGAGCCTCGCAAAGGCTCTCGGCGGAGGCTTTCCTGTCGGAGCCATTCTCGCGACAGAAGAAGCGGCCTCGGGGTTTGAGCCGGGAACCCACGCATCCACGTTCGGTGGTAATGCGCTCGCCAGTTCAGCTATTGTGGCTACAATGAACACATTGCTCGGAGAAGGTGTGATTGCGAACTGCGAGAAAATGGGTAGGGTCCTGGTTGAAGGCTTGCTGTCGCTCAAGCGGAAGTTTCCTGTGATCAGAGATGTGCGCGGCATGGGACTGCTTCTCGGGGTCGAGCTCTCGGTTCCCGGCGAGCCGCTCGTGCAGGAATTTCTGAAAGAGGGGGTCATTCTTTACGCGACGAAAGGAAACGTGTTGAGACTGCTGCCGCCCCTCGTGATCGACAAAGAAGAGGTTGATCTCTTCCTGGATATAGCAGCGAGAGTATTCGAAAGGCAAAAATCGTGA
- the argB gene encoding acetylglutamate kinase codes for MMEKVDILLEALPYIKQFSGATFVVKYGGAAMEQEELAKEFAKDVVLLKYVGIDPVIVHGGGPQIEKLLTRLDIPTRFVEGLRVTDEATLEVVEMVLSGHINKQIVQEIHNCGGRALGMSGKDAKLIVAKKVEKDIGFVGDIVEANVKILREISKLGYIPVVAPLAAGADGHTYNVNADTAAGAIAKELMADKLILLTDVPGVLGKDLKPISILKKEEVPLLIKNGTIKGGMIPKTKCCLDALHGGVKKTHIIDGRVAHALLLEVLTDSGIGTQISGGE; via the coding sequence ATGATGGAAAAAGTAGACATCCTTTTAGAAGCACTTCCGTATATCAAGCAATTCTCCGGTGCGACCTTTGTTGTCAAGTACGGCGGCGCCGCCATGGAACAAGAAGAGCTTGCGAAAGAATTTGCCAAAGATGTGGTTCTTCTGAAGTATGTGGGCATAGATCCTGTGATCGTGCATGGCGGAGGCCCACAGATAGAAAAGCTGCTCACGAGGCTCGACATCCCCACGCGTTTTGTGGAAGGCCTGAGGGTGACAGACGAAGCCACACTCGAGGTAGTCGAAATGGTGCTCTCCGGCCATATCAACAAGCAGATTGTCCAGGAGATACACAATTGCGGCGGCCGGGCCCTGGGCATGAGCGGAAAGGACGCCAAACTTATCGTTGCGAAGAAAGTGGAGAAGGACATCGGCTTTGTGGGCGACATCGTGGAAGCCAACGTGAAGATACTAAGGGAGATTTCAAAGCTGGGCTATATCCCGGTCGTGGCGCCTCTTGCTGCAGGCGCCGACGGGCATACCTACAACGTCAATGCCGATACGGCTGCGGGCGCAATTGCCAAGGAACTCATGGCGGATAAGCTCATCTTACTCACGGATGTTCCTGGCGTTCTGGGAAAGGACCTTAAGCCCATATCAATACTGAAAAAGGAAGAGGTGCCTCTCCTTATCAAGAATGGGACGATAAAGGGCGGCATGATCCCCAAGACAAAGTGCTGTCTCGATGCGCTTCACGGCGGCGTCAAGAAGACACATATTATTGACGGCAGGGTGGCGCACGCGCTCCTTCTCGAAGTGCTTACGGATTCGGGGATTGGAACTCAGATTTCGGGAGGGGAGTAA
- the hslU gene encoding ATP-dependent protease ATPase subunit HslU yields MRTLIPREIMEELDRYIVGQKNAKRAVAIALRNRWRRQMIPEDLRDEIAPKNIIMIGPTGVGKTEIARRLAKLANAPFLKIEATRFTEVGYVGRDVESMIRDLTELSVNMVKKEEQERVLEKAKELAEERVLDLLIPHRKNKSGQEEVAELPENTREKLRVLFRDGKLDEKVLEIEVPEKALPIIEIFSSQGMEEMDMQLKDMFGNMLPKKTKRRRVKVREAYEYLIQEESKKLIDMDKVVHDALDRVEQAGIIFLDEIDKIASREHTHGPDVSREGVQRDILPIVEGTTTTTKYGMVKTNHVLFIAAGAFHMSKPSDLIPELQGRFPIRVGLDPLNKEEFYRILTEPENALIKQYRALLATEGIELSFDEEAILELADIAQRINEMTENIGARRLYTVMERLLDDISFSAPETKEKKITITKKYVRERLGEFLEKEDLSRYIL; encoded by the coding sequence ATGAGGACCTTGATCCCAAGGGAAATAATGGAAGAACTGGACCGCTACATTGTCGGGCAAAAGAACGCCAAGAGGGCTGTTGCAATCGCGCTCCGGAACAGATGGAGACGCCAAATGATCCCGGAGGATCTGCGGGACGAGATCGCTCCCAAGAATATCATCATGATCGGGCCGACGGGCGTCGGGAAGACTGAAATAGCGAGGCGGCTGGCAAAGCTCGCAAATGCGCCCTTCCTTAAAATAGAGGCCACGCGATTTACTGAAGTCGGTTACGTTGGAAGAGACGTGGAATCGATGATCCGGGACCTTACCGAGCTCTCGGTGAACATGGTGAAAAAGGAGGAGCAGGAACGGGTTCTGGAAAAGGCCAAGGAGCTTGCGGAGGAAAGGGTGCTTGATCTCCTTATCCCCCACAGGAAAAACAAGAGCGGCCAGGAAGAGGTCGCGGAGCTGCCTGAAAACACCCGCGAGAAATTGAGGGTCCTGTTTCGTGACGGCAAGCTGGACGAGAAGGTTCTTGAGATAGAGGTGCCGGAGAAGGCGCTTCCCATCATTGAGATATTCTCCTCTCAGGGCATGGAAGAGATGGACATGCAGCTTAAGGATATGTTCGGCAACATGCTGCCCAAGAAGACGAAGAGGAGGAGGGTCAAAGTAAGGGAGGCCTATGAGTATTTAATTCAGGAGGAGTCGAAGAAGCTTATCGACATGGACAAAGTCGTGCATGACGCTCTTGATCGGGTGGAACAGGCCGGCATCATCTTCCTTGATGAAATAGATAAGATAGCGAGCCGTGAGCACACGCACGGCCCTGACGTATCAAGGGAAGGCGTCCAGCGTGATATCCTGCCCATAGTCGAAGGAACGACTACTACGACAAAATACGGCATGGTGAAAACGAATCACGTCTTGTTCATCGCAGCCGGGGCATTCCACATGTCGAAGCCCTCTGATTTAATACCGGAGCTGCAAGGTCGTTTCCCGATCCGGGTGGGCCTTGATCCTTTGAACAAGGAAGAATTTTACAGGATCCTGACGGAGCCGGAGAACGCACTGATAAAGCAGTACAGGGCGCTGCTTGCCACTGAAGGGATAGAGCTTTCATTTGATGAAGAGGCCATTTTAGAGCTCGCCGACATTGCCCAGCGTATCAATGAAATGACGGAAAATATAGGAGCGCGACGACTCTACACGGTCATGGAGCGCCTTCTGGATGATATATCCTTTTCCGCTCCGGAGACGAAGGAGAAAAAGATTACGATTACCAAGAAATACGTCCGTGAAAGGCTGGGTGAGTTCCTGGAAAAAGAAGATTTGAGCAGGTACATCCTATGA
- the hslV gene encoding ATP-dependent protease subunit HslV: MRRTTVLCIRHKGGVVLAGDGQVTLGATVMKHTAKKVRKLYQNKCLAGFSGATADAFTLLERFEKKLEQFNGNITRASVELAKDWRTDRLLRRLEALLIVADAEHTFILSGTGDVIEPDDGIAAIGSGGPYAQAAAKALVKHSDLSALEIARESMAIASNICIYTNQEITIEEL, encoded by the coding sequence ATGAGACGGACAACTGTACTGTGTATCAGACACAAAGGCGGAGTCGTTTTGGCCGGCGACGGGCAGGTCACTCTCGGCGCCACGGTTATGAAGCACACTGCGAAGAAGGTGAGGAAACTTTACCAGAATAAATGTCTGGCCGGATTTTCCGGTGCGACAGCCGACGCCTTCACGCTTCTGGAGCGCTTCGAAAAGAAGCTGGAGCAGTTCAATGGAAACATCACGAGGGCTTCTGTGGAGCTTGCAAAGGACTGGAGAACGGACAGACTCCTGCGAAGGCTGGAGGCGCTCCTGATCGTTGCAGATGCGGAGCATACGTTCATCCTGTCCGGTACGGGTGATGTCATAGAACCTGACGACGGCATTGCGGCCATCGGCTCCGGAGGCCCTTATGCGCAAGCTGCGGCCAAGGCACTGGTAAAACATTCGGATTTGTCGGCGCTGGAGATTGCACGGGAGTCAATGGCGATCGCGTCGAATATCTGCATCTACACAAACCAGGAGATCACGATAGAGGAGCTTTAA
- a CDS encoding tyrosine recombinase XerC: MDKETFISLKENFYEYLATEKGVSPHTIRAYEGDLESFISFVAKSPGDQIDHRLIRAYIVSIYKGLKKSSLARKVATIRSYFKYLKRKGYIDDNPALLVKNPRVEKHLPKFYTVDEMFLFLDALPADSWLSLRNRAIFELIYSTGMRASEALGLDRGSVHLDGLWALVKGKGGKERILPFGEKARDAIQAYLNARHEAVSASGKGPLFVNAQGMRLSYRGLLKVMKKHQLRAGLLKDLALHGIRHSFATHMLGGGADLRSIQELLGHSKLSTTQKYTHISMEKIMEVYDKAHPRR, encoded by the coding sequence ATGGATAAAGAAACCTTTATAAGCCTCAAAGAAAACTTTTACGAGTACCTGGCTACCGAGAAAGGCGTTTCGCCTCATACCATCAGAGCGTATGAAGGGGATCTCGAGAGTTTCATCTCCTTCGTGGCAAAGAGTCCCGGTGATCAGATAGATCATAGACTCATCAGAGCCTACATAGTGAGCATTTATAAGGGACTCAAGAAATCGTCCCTAGCCCGAAAGGTGGCAACGATCCGGTCCTATTTCAAGTATCTCAAAAGGAAGGGATACATCGATGATAACCCGGCCCTGCTCGTCAAGAACCCGAGGGTCGAGAAGCATCTCCCGAAATTCTACACGGTGGATGAGATGTTTCTTTTTCTGGATGCGCTGCCGGCAGACTCCTGGCTGTCCCTCCGAAATCGTGCGATATTCGAGTTGATATACTCCACAGGCATGCGGGCAAGCGAGGCTCTCGGGCTGGACAGGGGGAGCGTGCATCTTGACGGTTTATGGGCACTGGTGAAAGGCAAGGGCGGCAAGGAGAGGATTCTTCCCTTCGGGGAAAAGGCGCGAGATGCGATACAGGCTTACTTGAACGCGAGGCATGAGGCTGTGAGCGCGTCCGGCAAGGGCCCTCTGTTTGTGAACGCGCAAGGTATGCGTCTTTCTTACCGGGGGTTGCTGAAGGTCATGAAGAAACATCAACTCAGGGCAGGTTTGTTGAAGGATCTTGCACTCCATGGGATCCGCCATTCCTTTGCAACACACATGCTGGGCGGGGGGGCCGATCTCAGGAGCATCCAGGAACTCCTCGGCCACTCGAAACTTTCAACAACGCAGAAGTATACGCATATCTCCATGGAAAAGATCATGGAGGTATACGATAAAGCCCACCCGAGAAGGTAA
- a CDS encoding Zn-ribbon domain-containing OB-fold protein: MGFEKFGRKSFTAMTKTGKFVDFLGEGKIEGTLCKDCGAKFFPPRADCAKCFSKNMEWFEMPKKGTLETFTTAYYAPFGFEGDPPYTMGVVDFGDGLKLFARLAKDVKPEDVKVGMAVTTRPLKYDDGQITFEIVKA, encoded by the coding sequence ATGGGATTCGAAAAATTTGGAAGAAAAAGCTTTACAGCTATGACGAAAACCGGAAAGTTTGTAGACTTCCTCGGTGAGGGAAAGATCGAAGGGACTTTGTGCAAAGATTGCGGTGCGAAATTTTTTCCGCCGAGGGCGGACTGCGCCAAATGTTTTTCCAAGAACATGGAGTGGTTCGAGATGCCCAAAAAAGGAACGCTCGAAACCTTCACCACCGCCTACTATGCACCGTTCGGCTTCGAGGGAGATCCTCCGTACACGATGGGTGTAGTTGATTTCGGCGACGGCCTGAAACTTTTCGCCCGACTTGCAAAGGATGTAAAGCCGGAAGACGTGAAAGTGGGCATGGCCGTTACCACCCGCCCGCTCAAATATGATGACGGCCAGATCACCTTTGAGATAGTAAAAGCGTAA